The Streptomyces tendae genome has a window encoding:
- a CDS encoding SpoIIE family protein phosphatase, whose amino-acid sequence MADRGASPLSLPDDWPEHPDPILALNRMGSFDWDLDAGVMQMDAQAHEIFDVRPDEYDDRPETLGMRVPPDEARRLDTVVTQALKTGQENYGAYFRLRRRDGSLRWTHTQGYIRRDASGRPHRIIGIVRDATQELRDSEGRREQALQESLRRQQTNVVQLTTAALAHARTVQDVIDVLKDTHGLTHLGATSLVMGLVEAGRIRLIAEGPAGSFVPGTELTRIDERYPMSEAVRTLSPRFIESPEEFAERYPELWQGITGLKITSAAYLPLIVQARPIGAMGLLYSDRRGFSAEERNILVALGSSISQSLQRAMFYEQEMDLAQGLQQAMLPRTIPSVHGADLAVRYRAASFGGSFGRDIGGDWYDLIPLPGGNPTGGGRVGAVIGDVQGHDTHAAAVMGQLRIVLRAYAAEGHPPATVMARASVFLHELDTDRSATCLYAEVDLSTGVLQVVRAGHLDPMVRRADGTCRRVSVPGGLPLGLSAEFGGLDYPVGTIELEPGDTLVLCTDGLVEQPGADLDDGVETLAALIAVGPDDVRDLADRLIDVAEERRGDDDVALLLLRRREPDGPRSAGRLKQVVPPGDPQALSDTRSMIRTAAGAWGARDRADEIELVADEMITNVLMHTEGSATVILSVLDGTERRLRVEVEDSSSALPRRREAGESGVSGRGLLLVETLTDVWGVEARGGGKCVWSEFVVPKEPGTG is encoded by the coding sequence ATGGCTGATCGGGGAGCGAGCCCCCTGTCACTCCCGGACGACTGGCCGGAACACCCGGATCCGATCCTGGCGCTCAACCGCATGGGCAGTTTCGACTGGGACCTGGACGCCGGGGTGATGCAGATGGACGCCCAGGCGCACGAGATCTTCGACGTGCGCCCCGACGAGTACGACGACCGCCCGGAGACCCTGGGCATGCGGGTCCCGCCCGACGAGGCGCGTCGCCTGGACACCGTCGTCACACAGGCACTCAAGACCGGCCAGGAGAACTACGGCGCCTACTTCCGCCTCCGCCGCCGGGACGGCTCCCTGCGCTGGACCCACACCCAGGGCTACATCCGGCGGGACGCGTCCGGCCGGCCCCACCGCATCATCGGCATCGTCCGCGACGCCACCCAGGAGCTGCGGGACAGCGAGGGCCGGCGTGAGCAGGCCCTCCAGGAGAGTCTGCGCCGCCAGCAGACCAACGTGGTCCAGCTGACCACCGCCGCCCTCGCCCACGCGCGGACCGTGCAGGACGTCATCGACGTCCTCAAGGACACCCACGGCCTCACCCATCTGGGCGCCACCAGTCTGGTGATGGGACTGGTCGAGGCCGGCCGGATCCGGCTCATCGCGGAAGGGCCCGCGGGCAGCTTCGTCCCCGGCACCGAACTCACCCGGATCGACGAGCGGTACCCGATGAGTGAGGCGGTGCGCACCCTCAGCCCCCGCTTCATCGAGTCGCCGGAGGAGTTCGCCGAGCGCTACCCGGAGCTGTGGCAGGGCATCACCGGGCTGAAGATCACCTCGGCCGCCTATCTGCCGCTCATCGTGCAGGCCCGCCCCATCGGCGCGATGGGCCTGCTCTACAGCGACCGGCGCGGCTTCTCCGCCGAGGAGCGCAACATCCTCGTCGCCCTCGGCAGCAGCATCTCCCAGAGCCTGCAGCGCGCGATGTTCTACGAGCAGGAGATGGACCTCGCCCAGGGGCTGCAGCAGGCCATGCTGCCCCGCACCATCCCCAGCGTGCACGGCGCCGACCTCGCGGTGCGCTACCGCGCCGCCTCCTTCGGCGGCAGCTTCGGCCGGGACATCGGCGGCGACTGGTACGACCTGATCCCGCTGCCCGGCGGCAACCCGACCGGCGGCGGCCGGGTCGGCGCCGTCATCGGGGACGTCCAGGGCCACGACACGCACGCCGCCGCCGTCATGGGACAGCTGCGCATCGTGCTGCGCGCCTACGCCGCCGAGGGGCACCCGCCGGCCACCGTGATGGCCCGCGCCTCCGTCTTCCTGCACGAACTCGACACCGACCGCTCGGCGACCTGCCTGTACGCCGAGGTGGACCTGTCCACCGGGGTGCTCCAGGTGGTGCGGGCCGGCCACCTCGACCCCATGGTGCGGCGCGCCGACGGCACCTGCCGGCGGGTGTCGGTCCCCGGCGGGCTGCCCCTTGGCCTGTCCGCCGAGTTCGGCGGCCTGGACTACCCCGTCGGGACGATAGAGCTGGAACCGGGCGACACCCTGGTGCTGTGCACCGACGGGCTGGTCGAACAGCCCGGCGCCGACCTCGACGACGGCGTGGAGACCCTCGCCGCGCTGATCGCCGTCGGTCCCGACGACGTGCGCGACCTCGCCGACCGGCTCATCGACGTCGCCGAGGAACGCCGCGGTGACGACGACGTGGCGCTGCTCCTGCTGCGCCGCCGCGAACCGGACGGGCCGCGCTCCGCCGGGCGGCTCAAGCAGGTGGTGCCGCCGGGCGACCCGCAGGCGCTGTCCGACACCCGCAGCATGATCCGTACCGCGGCCGGTGCGTGGGGGGCCCGGGACCGGGCGGACGAGATCGAGCTGGTCGCCGACGAGATGATCACCAACGTGCTGATGCACACGGAGGGGTCCGCGACCGTGATCCTCAGCGTGCTCGACGGCACCGAGCGGCGCCTGCGGGTCGAGGTCGAGGACTCCTCCAGCGCCCTGCCGCGCCGCCGTGAGGCGGGGGAGTCGGGTGTCTCGGGACGGGGACTGCTGCTGGTCGAGACGCTGACCGACGTGTGGGGCGTGGAGGCGCGTGGTGGCGGCAAGTGCGTGTGGAGCGAGTTCGTGGTGCCGAAGGAACCCGGCACGGGCTGA
- a CDS encoding Fpg/Nei family DNA glycosylase, producing MPELPEVEALKDFLTEHLTGHEIVRALPVAISVLKTYDPPLTALEGREVTAVRRYGKFLAMATDGGPHLVTHLARAGWLHWRDPLPSGPPRPGKGPLALRVALETGAGFDLTEAGTQKRLAVYVVADPAEVPGVARLGPDPLADDFDERRLAELLSGERRRLKGALRDQSLIAGVGNAYSDEILHAARMSPFKLASSLTPEETTRLYEALRSTLTDAVERSRGLAAGRLKAEKKTGLRVHGRTGEPCPVCGDTIREVSFSDSSLQYCPTCQTGGRPLADRRLSRLLK from the coding sequence ATGCCGGAACTCCCCGAGGTCGAGGCGCTCAAGGACTTCCTCACCGAGCACCTGACCGGCCACGAGATCGTCCGGGCGCTGCCCGTGGCGATCAGCGTCCTGAAGACCTACGATCCGCCGCTCACCGCCCTCGAGGGCCGCGAGGTCACCGCCGTGCGGCGCTACGGCAAGTTCCTCGCCATGGCGACGGACGGCGGCCCGCACCTCGTCACCCATCTGGCGCGCGCGGGCTGGCTGCACTGGCGCGACCCGCTGCCCAGCGGACCGCCCCGCCCCGGCAAGGGGCCGCTGGCGCTGCGGGTCGCCCTGGAGACCGGCGCCGGCTTCGACCTGACGGAGGCCGGCACGCAGAAGCGGCTCGCCGTGTACGTCGTGGCGGACCCCGCCGAGGTCCCGGGCGTCGCGCGGCTCGGGCCGGACCCGCTGGCCGACGACTTCGACGAACGGCGGCTGGCGGAGCTGCTGTCCGGGGAGCGCCGCCGGCTCAAGGGCGCCCTGCGGGACCAGAGCCTGATCGCGGGCGTCGGCAACGCCTACAGCGACGAGATCCTGCACGCGGCCCGTATGTCCCCGTTCAAGCTGGCCTCCTCGCTCACCCCGGAGGAGACCACCCGGCTGTACGAGGCCCTGCGCTCCACCCTCACCGACGCGGTCGAACGCTCGCGCGGGCTGGCGGCGGGCCGGCTGAAGGCGGAGAAGAAGACCGGTCTGCGGGTGCACGGCCGTACCGGCGAGCCGTGTCCGGTGTGCGGGGACACGATCCGCGAGGTGTCGTTCAGCGACTCCTCGCTGCAGTACTGCCCCACCTGCCAGACGGGCGGCAGGCCGCTGGCGGACCGGAGGCTGTCCCGGCTGCTGAAGTGA
- a CDS encoding zf-HC2 domain-containing protein gives MRSLERHRDVGAYALGVLDEAEAFRFEDHLMECPSCAVQVTEFGPATRQLMLYRSATPRPVHPMAQPSPRMLDRLLTQVAGRRRAGRRRLLLALAASVVIAVSAPAALVLARGGDGPRPLTVEATDERSGVWAEVTVEDRDWGSAVELRVKDAAGPRACVLVGVARDGSEDVMTSWAVPRHDARPNTIPGGSALHSDDTVRYEVRTTEGETLVTLRPE, from the coding sequence ATGAGGTCCCTGGAGAGGCATCGCGACGTCGGCGCCTACGCGCTCGGCGTGCTGGACGAGGCGGAGGCGTTCCGCTTCGAGGACCACCTCATGGAGTGCCCCAGCTGCGCTGTCCAGGTGACCGAGTTCGGCCCCGCCACACGCCAGTTGATGCTCTACCGCAGCGCCACCCCGCGCCCGGTCCACCCGATGGCCCAGCCCTCGCCACGGATGCTGGACCGGCTGCTCACGCAGGTGGCCGGACGGCGTCGCGCCGGGCGCCGCCGGCTGCTGCTGGCGCTGGCCGCCTCGGTGGTGATCGCGGTGTCCGCCCCCGCCGCCCTCGTGCTGGCGCGCGGCGGCGACGGGCCCCGCCCGCTGACCGTGGAGGCGACCGACGAACGCTCCGGGGTGTGGGCCGAGGTGACCGTCGAGGACCGCGACTGGGGCAGCGCCGTGGAGCTGCGGGTCAAGGACGCGGCGGGACCGCGCGCATGCGTTCTCGTGGGCGTCGCCCGCGACGGCTCCGAGGACGTCATGACCAGCTGGGCCGTGCCCCGCCACGACGCCCGCCCGAACACGATCCCGGGCGGCTCCGCCCTGCACTCCGACGACACCGTCCGCTACGAGGTGCGCACCACGGAGGGCGAGACCCTGGTGACGCTGCGTCCCGAGTGA
- a CDS encoding sigma-70 family RNA polymerase sigma factor, which translates to MTAGMTLTNGTTAEHELAALQREHGRPLFALLLRLCDGDRQRAEDLVQETLVRAWQHPEALRAENFDSVRPWLLTVARRLAIDARRARQARPAEVGDAVLENARVISDHAERAAATLDVREAVKTLTPEHREVLVLVYFQGASVAEAAAALGIPPGTVKSRAYYALRALRRVLPGYASDMR; encoded by the coding sequence ATGACGGCCGGAATGACACTCACGAACGGGACCACCGCCGAGCACGAGCTCGCCGCACTGCAGCGGGAGCACGGCCGGCCCCTCTTCGCGCTGCTGCTCCGGCTCTGCGACGGGGACCGGCAGCGGGCGGAGGACCTGGTCCAGGAGACGCTGGTGCGGGCCTGGCAGCACCCCGAGGCCCTGCGCGCCGAGAACTTCGACTCCGTACGCCCCTGGCTGCTGACCGTCGCGCGCCGGCTCGCCATCGACGCCCGGCGGGCCCGGCAGGCCCGTCCGGCCGAGGTCGGCGACGCCGTGCTGGAGAACGCCCGGGTGATCTCCGACCACGCGGAACGGGCCGCCGCGACGCTCGACGTCCGGGAAGCTGTGAAGACACTCACTCCCGAGCACCGCGAAGTCCTGGTGCTCGTGTACTTCCAGGGGGCGAGTGTGGCGGAAGCCGCGGCGGCCCTCGGGATCCCGCCCGGTACGGTGAAGTCCCGCGCGTACTACGCGCTGCGCGCCCTGCGCCGGGTGCTTCCCGGATACGCCTCCGACATGCGGTGA
- a CDS encoding DUF3533 domain-containing protein: protein MVEPPTPGGQPPGSPPASPPAARFRGEVRGAITPRAGLIMLGVLILELAFVVSYIGAFHSPTPDKIPVAVVAPAAEQRAVIEKLNSIPGEPLKGQPADTAAQARAMVLEREVDAALLVAPQEGGDRLLVASAGGPSGVQALELVFQKADPSRPVQVTDLRPPNEADGRGLASFYLAVGLVVGGYLASAAASASYGARPANPHRMLIRLGALAVLSVLSGLGGAIIVDLVFDALPGHFVAIWWIGALTTFAAAAAGMAFQVLLGPIGIALSVLIFVVFGNPSAGGVYPAALLPPFWRDLGPALPNGASVALIRNYTYFGGHHTATAWWVLSAWAVGGVLVSALAATFRRRPKAADGTMAPAAPGGTGAAA, encoded by the coding sequence ATGGTCGAGCCCCCCACACCGGGTGGACAGCCACCCGGGAGCCCTCCCGCCTCACCACCCGCCGCGCGGTTCCGCGGTGAGGTGCGGGGAGCGATCACACCACGCGCCGGCCTCATCATGCTGGGCGTCCTCATCCTCGAACTGGCCTTCGTCGTCTCCTACATCGGAGCCTTCCACTCCCCCACCCCCGACAAGATCCCGGTGGCCGTCGTGGCTCCCGCGGCGGAGCAGCGGGCGGTGATCGAGAAACTGAACTCCATCCCCGGCGAGCCGCTGAAGGGACAGCCCGCCGACACCGCGGCGCAGGCGCGCGCCATGGTGCTGGAGCGTGAGGTGGACGCCGCTCTGCTGGTGGCACCGCAGGAGGGGGGCGACCGGCTGCTGGTGGCCTCGGCCGGCGGTCCGTCGGGCGTCCAGGCGCTGGAGCTGGTCTTCCAGAAGGCGGACCCCTCGCGGCCGGTGCAGGTCACCGATCTGCGACCACCGAACGAGGCCGACGGACGTGGACTGGCCAGCTTCTACCTGGCGGTCGGCCTGGTCGTGGGCGGCTATCTGGCCTCCGCGGCGGCGTCCGCCTCGTACGGGGCCCGGCCGGCCAATCCGCACCGCATGCTCATCCGGCTCGGCGCGCTGGCCGTGCTGTCGGTGCTTTCGGGCCTCGGCGGCGCCATCATCGTCGACCTGGTCTTCGACGCGCTGCCGGGCCACTTCGTCGCGATCTGGTGGATCGGCGCCCTCACCACGTTCGCCGCGGCGGCCGCCGGTATGGCCTTCCAGGTCCTGCTCGGGCCCATCGGCATCGCGCTGTCGGTGCTGATCTTCGTCGTGTTCGGCAACCCCAGCGCGGGCGGTGTGTACCCGGCGGCGCTCCTGCCACCGTTCTGGCGGGACCTCGGACCGGCGCTGCCGAACGGCGCCTCGGTCGCCCTGATCCGCAACTACACCTATTTCGGCGGTCATCACACCGCCACGGCCTGGTGGGTCCTCTCCGCCTGGGCCGTGGGCGGCGTCCTGGTCAGCGCCCTCGCCGCCACGTTCCGCCGACGGCCCAAGGCGGCCGACGGCACCATGGCGCCCGCGGCCCCCGGAGGGACCGGGGCCGCGGCCTGA
- a CDS encoding DUF1275 family protein, whose protein sequence is MTATSSTAPTSVRLAVVAALLSFAAGAGDAFAFAELGGVFTANMTGSLVLSGLTNQPGYGSLVSGAAVALAAFLIAVYVASRAAPKRPQAQWSRIRVVLVAVVALDLVVLILKSVSSTPGTALRLMMLAVSAAAMGSQTAAAKRAAGGSGVTTTFVTGTLTSLAQDAADGSTRHAVVRVGVVVMLFLGALTASWAMAIDARLGPAVAAVGTTVAILAFPRTRGPAS, encoded by the coding sequence ATGACGGCGACCTCGTCGACGGCGCCCACGTCGGTGCGCCTGGCCGTCGTGGCCGCGCTCCTGTCCTTCGCCGCAGGGGCTGGTGACGCGTTCGCGTTCGCGGAGCTCGGGGGCGTGTTCACCGCCAACATGACCGGCAGTCTCGTCCTGTCGGGTCTGACGAACCAACCGGGGTACGGCTCCCTGGTCTCGGGGGCGGCCGTGGCCCTCGCGGCGTTCCTGATCGCCGTGTACGTGGCCTCCAGGGCGGCACCGAAACGGCCGCAGGCGCAGTGGAGCAGGATCCGGGTCGTGCTGGTGGCCGTGGTCGCGCTGGACCTCGTGGTGCTGATCCTGAAGTCCGTGAGTTCCACCCCCGGCACGGCTCTGCGGCTGATGATGCTCGCGGTGTCCGCGGCGGCGATGGGCAGTCAGACCGCTGCCGCCAAACGGGCCGCGGGCGGTTCGGGCGTGACCACGACCTTCGTCACCGGCACCCTGACCAGCTTGGCCCAGGACGCCGCCGACGGCAGCACCCGGCACGCGGTCGTCCGTGTGGGCGTGGTCGTGATGCTGTTCCTGGGCGCCCTGACGGCGTCCTGGGCCATGGCGATCGACGCCCGTCTCGGCCCCGCCGTGGCGGCGGTCGGCACCACGGTGGCGATCCTGGCCTTTCCGAGGACACGTGGACCGGCGTCGTGA
- a CDS encoding MarR family winged helix-turn-helix transcriptional regulator, whose product MTDHDTPLPPDELGHRLTAVYDLVGTLYRRAQRSVEQELTGGELSLGVRAVLTLLHRNGPMTVPQMGRAQAISRQFVQRMVNDAAAAGLVESVPNPAHRRSSLIRPTERGTAAITEVLGREHRLLRETGGGLTDAEVTACLRVLGELLTALDHVSDD is encoded by the coding sequence ATGACGGACCACGACACCCCCCTCCCCCCGGACGAACTCGGCCACCGCCTCACCGCGGTGTACGACCTGGTCGGCACCCTCTACCGGCGCGCACAGCGCAGCGTGGAGCAGGAGCTGACGGGCGGTGAACTGTCCCTGGGCGTGCGCGCCGTGCTGACCCTGCTCCACCGCAACGGCCCGATGACGGTGCCGCAGATGGGCAGGGCGCAGGCGATCAGCCGGCAGTTCGTGCAGCGCATGGTGAACGACGCGGCGGCGGCGGGGCTGGTGGAGAGTGTGCCCAACCCCGCCCACCGGCGGTCGTCGCTCATCCGGCCGACGGAGCGGGGCACCGCGGCCATCACCGAAGTGCTGGGCAGGGAGCACCGGTTGCTGCGCGAGACCGGCGGGGGGCTGACGGACGCCGAGGTGACGGCCTGTCTGCGGGTCCTGGGCGAACTGCTCACGGCACTGGACCACGTCTCGGACGACTGA
- a CDS encoding alpha/beta fold hydrolase — translation MTGASELRFFPSADGDLAYRDTGSGDLVVLLHSGFVDHRVWDAHVPVLAERYRVIAPDTRGHGWSANATAPFRWADDLAALLRHLDAGPAVLVGLSMGGVIATDTVLEHPETVRAVVTSGAATGDFRYTDPWHRALQEETGRALAAGDVAAWLDAFLRLVPGPERTADDIDPELMRRLREMALHTISKHTPDEKDHLVPVTGSLDRIGDIRVPLLAVNGSLEPAGLHAAAERLAAAVPDGRTATVEGTGHYSAMERPDAYTGVLLDFLASL, via the coding sequence ATGACTGGTGCTTCGGAACTGCGCTTCTTCCCGTCCGCCGACGGCGACCTCGCCTATCGCGACACCGGATCCGGTGATCTCGTCGTCCTGCTCCACTCCGGGTTCGTCGACCACCGCGTCTGGGACGCCCACGTCCCCGTCCTCGCCGAGCGGTACCGCGTGATCGCCCCCGACACCCGCGGCCACGGCTGGTCCGCCAACGCCACCGCTCCGTTCCGCTGGGCCGACGACCTGGCCGCACTGCTGCGCCACCTCGACGCCGGGCCCGCGGTCCTCGTCGGCCTCTCCATGGGCGGCGTGATCGCCACCGACACCGTGCTCGAACACCCCGAGACCGTCCGTGCGGTGGTCACCTCCGGGGCCGCGACCGGGGACTTCCGGTACACCGACCCCTGGCACCGGGCCCTCCAGGAGGAGACCGGACGCGCGCTGGCCGCCGGGGACGTGGCCGCCTGGCTCGACGCCTTCCTCCGGCTGGTGCCCGGCCCGGAGCGCACGGCCGACGACATCGACCCGGAGCTGATGCGCCGGCTGCGCGAGATGGCCCTGCACACCATCTCCAAGCACACCCCGGACGAGAAGGACCATCTCGTCCCGGTGACCGGCTCCCTCGACCGGATCGGCGACATCCGCGTCCCGCTGCTCGCCGTCAACGGCTCCCTGGAGCCGGCCGGGCTGCACGCCGCCGCCGAGCGGCTGGCCGCCGCCGTCCCCGACGGCCGGACCGCGACCGTCGAGGGCACCGGCCACTACTCCGCCATGGAACGCCCCGACGCGTACACCGGCGTCCTGCTCGACTTCCTGGCGTCCCTCTAG
- a CDS encoding amino acid permease, whose protein sequence is MAGLRAGEGVLRRKPIEHIEETETGRGPGLERTLGLWQLTAIGVGGIIGAGIFTLAGAVANGTAGPAVLISFLIAGVASAAAALSYAEFAGMIPKAGSAYTYGYAVLGELVGWFIGWDLLLEYTAIVAVVAIGISGYFGFLVNEMGADLPAWMLGAPGTGDGHRVDLFAALLCLLIAALLNLGIRNAARFETVVVVLKVLVVLLVIGVGVFHIETSNYHPFFPFGVGGAFTGAATVFFAVFGYDAMSTAAEESKDAQRHMPKAIIYSLIISMVLYVAACLVLTGMQDFKDIDPESGFSTAFKSVGLSGLADVIAVGAIIGILTVMFTFMLGVTRVWFAMSRDGLLPRWFAKTHPTRHVPTRVTWIVGAASAAIAGFLPIGEAAELTNIGILLAFVVVCTAVIVLRYRQPGLPRAFRTPWMPVVPAVGVMFSIWLITFLQWQTWARFAVWFAIGLLVYFGYSYRRSELARSGPKSAERG, encoded by the coding sequence ATGGCCGGGCTCCGGGCGGGCGAAGGCGTTCTCCGCCGCAAACCCATCGAGCACATCGAGGAGACGGAGACCGGCCGGGGACCGGGGCTGGAGCGCACCCTGGGCCTGTGGCAGCTCACCGCGATCGGTGTGGGCGGCATCATCGGCGCGGGCATCTTCACGCTCGCGGGGGCCGTGGCCAACGGCACGGCGGGGCCCGCGGTACTGATCTCCTTCCTGATCGCGGGTGTCGCGAGCGCCGCGGCGGCGCTGTCGTACGCGGAGTTCGCGGGCATGATCCCGAAGGCCGGCTCGGCCTACACGTACGGCTACGCGGTGCTGGGCGAGCTGGTGGGCTGGTTCATCGGCTGGGACCTGCTGCTGGAGTACACGGCGATCGTGGCGGTGGTCGCCATCGGCATCTCCGGCTACTTCGGCTTCCTGGTGAACGAGATGGGCGCGGATCTGCCGGCCTGGATGCTGGGCGCGCCCGGCACCGGGGACGGCCACCGGGTCGATCTGTTCGCGGCGCTGCTGTGCCTGCTCATCGCGGCCCTGCTGAACCTCGGCATCAGGAACGCGGCGCGCTTCGAGACGGTCGTGGTGGTGCTGAAGGTGCTCGTCGTGCTGCTGGTGATCGGGGTGGGGGTGTTCCACATCGAGACCTCGAACTACCACCCGTTCTTCCCGTTCGGTGTGGGCGGGGCCTTCACCGGGGCGGCGACCGTGTTCTTCGCGGTGTTCGGTTACGACGCGATGTCGACGGCGGCGGAGGAGTCGAAGGACGCGCAGCGGCACATGCCGAAGGCGATCATCTACTCGCTGATCATCTCGATGGTGCTCTACGTGGCGGCCTGCCTGGTGCTGACGGGCATGCAGGACTTCAAGGACATCGACCCGGAGAGCGGCTTCTCCACGGCGTTCAAGTCGGTGGGGCTGAGCGGGCTCGCGGACGTGATCGCGGTGGGGGCCATCATCGGCATCCTCACCGTGATGTTCACGTTCATGCTGGGTGTCACCCGGGTGTGGTTCGCGATGTCCCGGGACGGGCTGCTGCCCCGGTGGTTCGCCAAGACCCATCCGACCCGGCATGTCCCCACCCGGGTCACCTGGATCGTCGGGGCGGCGTCGGCCGCCATCGCCGGGTTCCTGCCGATCGGCGAGGCGGCCGAACTCACCAACATCGGCATCCTGCTGGCGTTCGTGGTGGTGTGCACGGCGGTGATCGTGCTGCGCTACCGGCAGCCCGGTCTGCCGCGCGCCTTCCGCACCCCGTGGATGCCGGTGGTGCCGGCGGTGGGGGTGATGTTCTCGATCTGGCTCATCACGTTCCTGCAGTGGCAGACCTGGGCGCGGTTCGCCGTGTGGTTCGCGATCGGCCTGCTCGTGTACTTCGGCTACTCCTACCGGCGTTCGGAGCTGGCGCGGTCGGGCCCGAAGTCCGCGGAGCGGGGCTAG
- a CDS encoding universal stress protein, whose protein sequence is MTEQQAHRFERGTDGPKVIVTGVDGSDSSLRAAAYASGLARRQGALLAIVYVQPVLAAGAALGAPVADATEEIAQDLVAQIRESMERIKGIFDIRWEFHTFRGDPYSGLVKAADDLKADAVVVGASEQAGHRFVGSVAVRLVKAGRWPVTVVP, encoded by the coding sequence GTGACGGAACAGCAGGCCCATCGGTTCGAGCGGGGCACGGACGGTCCGAAGGTGATCGTGACCGGGGTGGACGGCTCGGACTCCTCGCTGCGCGCGGCGGCGTACGCCTCGGGCCTGGCCCGGCGCCAGGGCGCGCTGCTCGCCATCGTGTACGTGCAGCCGGTGCTGGCGGCCGGGGCGGCACTGGGCGCGCCGGTGGCGGACGCCACGGAGGAGATAGCGCAGGACCTGGTGGCGCAGATCCGGGAGTCGATGGAGCGGATCAAGGGGATCTTCGACATCCGCTGGGAGTTCCACACCTTCCGCGGCGACCCCTACAGCGGCCTGGTGAAGGCGGCGGACGACCTCAAGGCGGACGCGGTGGTGGTGGGGGCGTCCGAGCAGGCGGGCCACCGGTTCGTCGGTTCGGTGGCGGTGCGGCTGGTGAAGGCGGGGCGCTGGCCGGTGACGGTGGTGCCGTAG
- a CDS encoding polysaccharide deacetylase family protein, giving the protein MQKDQLLTRRRALLAGAATLGAAGLAAALAPGSANRSASAPPAAGAPPARRPLRPSEYRLQPLTGYGPPRTVPGRTPVRKEPLLRVPDHGRTMVLTFDDGPDPRYTPDILDTLARYEVRAMFFVCGEMADYNQDLVARMADEGHVVGNHTWTHPLLTSLRRGRIRSEMERTSDVVEKACGIRPEWFRAPYGAWNRAAFQLGAELGMEPLAWTVDTLDWTEPGTRTIVTRVEDGAAPGVVVLSHDAGGERSQTVRALRSYLPYLLDSGYHVTVPRREYV; this is encoded by the coding sequence ATGCAGAAGGATCAATTGCTCACCCGGCGCCGGGCGTTGCTCGCCGGTGCCGCCACGCTGGGCGCGGCAGGGCTGGCCGCGGCGCTCGCCCCGGGCTCCGCGAACCGCAGCGCGTCGGCGCCGCCCGCCGCCGGGGCGCCCCCGGCCCGCCGTCCGCTGAGGCCCTCGGAGTACCGCCTCCAGCCCCTGACCGGCTACGGCCCGCCGCGCACCGTCCCCGGCCGTACCCCGGTGCGTAAGGAGCCGCTGCTGCGGGTGCCGGACCACGGCCGCACCATGGTGCTCACCTTCGACGACGGGCCCGACCCCCGCTACACCCCCGACATCCTGGACACCCTGGCCCGCTACGAGGTGCGCGCGATGTTCTTCGTGTGCGGGGAGATGGCCGACTACAACCAGGACCTGGTGGCCCGGATGGCCGACGAGGGGCACGTGGTCGGCAACCACACCTGGACCCACCCCCTGCTCACAAGCCTGCGCCGCGGCCGCATCCGCTCCGAGATGGAACGCACCAGCGACGTCGTCGAGAAGGCCTGCGGCATCCGCCCGGAGTGGTTCCGCGCCCCCTACGGCGCCTGGAACCGGGCCGCCTTCCAGCTCGGTGCCGAACTGGGCATGGAACCCCTGGCCTGGACCGTCGACACCCTCGACTGGACCGAGCCCGGCACCCGCACCATCGTCACGCGGGTCGAGGACGGCGCCGCCCCCGGCGTCGTGGTGCTGTCGCACGACGCCGGGGGCGAGCGCTCGCAGACCGTCCGGGCCCTGCGCTCCTACCTGCCGTACCTGCTGGACTCCGGGTACCACGTCACCGTGCCCCGCCGGGAGTACGTCTGA